The following proteins are encoded in a genomic region of Nocardioides renjunii:
- a CDS encoding polyprenyl synthetase family protein: protein MTDSPLAMPVVDAELELRLVGRLARIEELLAEHCQGRTPYVTQAATHLMMAGGRRFRPLLVLLAAEAGTHPDAPEVDTAACVVELTHVASLYHDDVMDEAALRRGADTANARWDNHVAILTGDFLFGRSSELTADLGPDAVRIQAQTFTRLVEGQILETVEPGPGEDPLQHYLEVVAGKTGSLIATSARYGAMFGGARPEVVEALRAYGEIVGSAFQLSDDILDIAADSDASGKTPGTDLREGVPTLPVLMAQASTDPADARLLELLAEPLVDDGLRAEALDLLRRHPAMDQARDHVLGQATQAKKLLEVLDPGPVRTALESFADIVATRTS from the coding sequence GTGACCGACTCGCCCCTCGCCATGCCCGTCGTCGACGCCGAGCTCGAGCTCCGGCTGGTCGGCCGGCTGGCGCGCATCGAGGAGCTGTTGGCCGAGCACTGCCAGGGGCGTACGCCCTACGTCACGCAGGCGGCGACCCACCTGATGATGGCAGGCGGGCGGCGGTTCCGGCCGCTCCTCGTGCTGCTGGCGGCGGAGGCCGGCACGCATCCTGACGCGCCGGAGGTCGACACCGCCGCGTGCGTCGTGGAGCTGACGCACGTCGCCTCGCTCTACCACGACGACGTGATGGACGAGGCGGCCCTGCGCCGCGGGGCCGACACCGCCAACGCACGCTGGGACAACCACGTCGCGATCCTCACCGGCGACTTCCTGTTCGGCCGCTCGTCCGAGCTCACCGCCGACCTCGGGCCCGACGCCGTACGCATCCAGGCCCAGACCTTCACCCGGCTCGTGGAGGGCCAGATCCTCGAGACGGTGGAGCCGGGGCCGGGGGAGGACCCGCTCCAGCACTACCTCGAGGTCGTCGCCGGCAAGACGGGGTCGCTGATCGCGACGTCGGCCCGCTACGGCGCGATGTTCGGCGGCGCCCGCCCTGAGGTGGTCGAGGCGCTGCGCGCCTACGGCGAGATCGTCGGCTCGGCCTTCCAGCTCTCCGACGACATCCTCGACATCGCCGCCGACTCCGACGCCTCCGGCAAGACGCCGGGCACCGACCTGCGCGAGGGCGTGCCGACCCTGCCGGTCCTGATGGCGCAGGCGTCCACCGACCCCGCGGACGCCCGGCTCCTCGAGCTGCTGGCCGAGCCGCTGGTCGACGACGGCCTGCGCGCCGAGGCGCTCGACCTGCTCCGCCGGCACCCCGCCATGGACCAGGCCCGTGACCACGTCCTCGGCCAGGCCACCCAGGCCAAGAAGCTGCTCGAGGTGCTCGACCCCGGTCCGGTGCGCACCGCGCTGGAGTCGTTCGCCGACATCGTGGCGACCCGCACGTCCTGA
- a CDS encoding YrzE family protein, with protein MSHANEEAGRDTAGRRSLDGADDTRHTIPRPADEELVYRVDDKDEVVGAGRRKFDVLATIAGALAALGTFLLLTSLLSALGGTIGFETGLDDSDIALGSVIGALVALFIACLVGGWVAGRIARHHEAKHGLVSPLWLILIAAVLAGLGALLGDQFNVTEKIGLPNWFSRDAWTTGAIIAGLLALALMLLGGWLGGKLASRHRDHASVAVVETKRAVRERPGGIVRGRSNR; from the coding sequence ATGTCTCACGCGAACGAAGAAGCGGGTCGCGACACGGCCGGGCGCCGGTCGCTCGACGGCGCGGACGACACCCGGCACACCATCCCCAGACCGGCGGACGAGGAGCTCGTCTACCGCGTCGACGACAAGGACGAGGTCGTCGGTGCCGGACGCCGGAAGTTCGACGTCCTGGCCACCATCGCCGGCGCGCTCGCCGCGCTGGGGACCTTCCTGCTGCTCACCAGCCTGCTGAGCGCGCTCGGCGGCACCATCGGCTTCGAGACCGGGCTCGACGACAGCGACATCGCCCTCGGCAGCGTGATCGGTGCCCTCGTGGCACTGTTCATCGCGTGCCTGGTCGGTGGCTGGGTGGCCGGGCGCATCGCCCGCCACCACGAGGCCAAGCACGGGCTCGTCTCACCGCTGTGGCTGATCCTCATCGCCGCGGTGCTCGCCGGTCTCGGTGCGCTGCTGGGCGACCAGTTCAACGTGACCGAGAAGATCGGGCTGCCCAACTGGTTCTCCCGCGACGCGTGGACGACGGGCGCGATCATCGCCGGCCTGCTCGCGCTGGCGCTCATGCTGCTCGGCGGCTGGCTGGGCGGGAAGCTCGCCTCGCGGCACCGCGACCACGCCTCCGTGGCCGTCGTCGAGACCAAGCGCGCGGTGCGCGAGCGACCGGGCGGGATCGTCCGGGGGAGGAGCAACCGATGA
- a CDS encoding YsnF/AvaK domain-containing protein — MSGTGEGLPRDHDGTDEVHDSERTLHGSTTYGADSDSDFDATRSDPGSAETVLHEERAVTGTETVDAGSVRVRKHVETHPVEYSVPRDVEHVDTSERISVAEGDSGEVEVLEDGSVSIPVFEEVLVVTKRLVVRERVIVRKHTVVDEYQLQTELRREHISVDADDSVDLVDNRSGAGVDRDDTTTDDTTDRT, encoded by the coding sequence ATGAGCGGGACGGGCGAAGGTCTGCCGCGCGACCACGACGGCACCGACGAGGTTCACGACTCCGAGCGGACGCTGCACGGCAGCACGACGTACGGCGCCGACTCCGACTCCGATTTCGACGCGACGCGGTCCGACCCGGGCAGCGCCGAGACGGTGCTGCACGAGGAGCGGGCCGTCACCGGGACCGAGACCGTCGACGCCGGCAGCGTCCGGGTGCGCAAGCACGTCGAGACCCACCCGGTGGAGTACTCCGTGCCGCGCGACGTCGAGCACGTCGACACGAGCGAGCGGATCTCCGTCGCGGAGGGCGACTCCGGCGAGGTCGAGGTGCTGGAGGACGGCTCGGTGTCGATCCCGGTCTTCGAGGAGGTCCTCGTCGTCACCAAGCGGCTGGTCGTCCGCGAGCGGGTGATCGTGCGCAAGCACACCGTCGTCGACGAGTACCAGCTGCAGACGGAGCTGCGGCGCGAGCACATCTCCGTCGACGCCGACGACTCGGTCGACCTCGTCGACAACCGGTCCGGCGCCGGCGTGGACCGCGACGACACGACCACGGACGACACGACCGACCGCACCTGA
- a CDS encoding MerR family transcriptional regulator — MRADQTAPLMTTAAVAAAAGCSAQQVRDLEALGVIAVAARSPNGYRRFSADHVRDLRAYRDLARAVGPVEARRAMREIRLQPRHRASALVCGLHTRLEAEREQALSARRALALIDDEATTDAEPVEDDSMTITELSQALGVRASTLRFWEQAGLVAPERVTTRTGTARRYTVTAIREARVTAALRAGGYRIPDVQRAITAIRDLADTSDSVAALDARLDGIARRMLVLLHAGSVLADIIDSAPAT, encoded by the coding sequence GACGGCTGCTGTCGCGGCTGCTGCGGGATGCTCCGCCCAGCAGGTGCGCGACCTGGAGGCTCTCGGCGTGATCGCCGTGGCGGCCCGGTCGCCCAACGGGTACCGGCGGTTCTCGGCGGACCACGTCCGCGACCTGCGCGCCTACCGTGACCTCGCCCGAGCCGTGGGGCCGGTCGAGGCGCGGCGCGCCATGCGGGAGATCCGCCTCCAGCCGCGCCACCGGGCCTCGGCCCTCGTCTGCGGGTTGCACACCAGGCTCGAGGCCGAGCGGGAGCAGGCGCTCTCGGCACGGCGTGCGCTCGCGCTCATCGACGACGAGGCGACGACCGACGCCGAGCCCGTCGAGGACGACTCCATGACGATCACTGAGCTGTCGCAGGCGCTCGGGGTCAGGGCGTCGACGCTCCGCTTCTGGGAGCAGGCCGGCCTGGTGGCACCCGAGCGCGTCACCACACGCACCGGGACCGCACGGCGCTACACCGTGACCGCGATCCGGGAGGCGCGCGTCACCGCTGCCCTGCGTGCCGGCGGCTACCGCATCCCCGACGTGCAGAGGGCCATCACGGCGATCCGCGACCTCGCTGACACGAGCGACTCGGTCGCCGCCCTCGACGCCCGGCTGGACGGCATCGCCCGACGCATGCTGGTCCTGCTGCACGCAGGGTCCGTGCTCGCCGACATCATCGACTCCGCGCCGGCCACCTGA